From a region of the Sander lucioperca isolate FBNREF2018 chromosome 8, SLUC_FBN_1.2, whole genome shotgun sequence genome:
- the ehhadh gene encoding peroxisomal bifunctional enzyme isoform X2, producing the protein MVERALGDPNVKSVVICGQNGNFCGGADIKEFGTNMSGPPLVPMIDAIEAANKPVVAAIEGSALGGGLELALGCHYRIAHSKARLGLPEVTLGLLPAAGGTQRLPRLVGVPAALNLITTGRHVTATQALQLGIVDQVTDHNAVDVAVKFSLSVAGQSLDARRISTYPCPLPSDSDALFEGVMQKVRQRAHGAIAPVACVQAVRAAATLPYSKGMEREQELMATLFTSGQARAQQYCFFAQRAVGRWRMPSGARWDTSKPRPVHKAAVIGLGTMGRGITVALAQTGLSVVAVETQEKQLMEAKQAVSGMLERGAKRHGVAPTLDRISYSQNIHAVAEVDLVIEAVFEDMALKTEVFQQLSAVCKPGTLLCTNTSALDVDKLASKMPNPELVVGMHFFAPAHVMKLLEVVYGPRSSPQAVATAMQLGKKMGKVSVAVGNCRGFVGNRMLMPYLQQAFFLLEEGATPELVDRALEEFGFPMGVFRMSDLSGLDVGWRVRKRDELVEPDMASGQSARIRQGSRYSPLGDLLCEQGRFGQKTGRGWYQYDKPGSRVARSDPWLHSFLVEYRARHGLVPRSIDQQEVLERCLYALINEGFRILEDGIAAGPEDIDVIYVFGYGWPKHRGGPMFYAGMVGLAKVLERLEHYQQAHPDVPYLQPCSLLRRLVASGSPPIHRWREAIKKRQSQL; encoded by the exons GGGCTGACATCAAGGAGTTTGGGACGAACATGTCTGGACCTCCACTGGTACCGATGATCGACGCCATCGAGGCTGCGAACAAGCCAGTGGTGGCAGCCATAGAGGGAAGCGCTTTAGGCGGAGGCCTTGAGTTGGCACTTGGCTGTCATTATCGAATCGCACACTCTAAA GCCAGACTGGGACTTCCAGAGGTGACTCTGGGTCTGCTGCCAGCTGCAGGGGGAACCCAGCGTCTGCCAAGGCTCGTCGGGGTCCCAGCGGCCTTAAACCTCATCACCACAG GCCGCCATGTGACTGCCACTCAGGCACTTCAACTTGGCATAGTGGATCAGGTTACTGATCACAACGCTGTGGATGTCGCTGTGAAGTTTTCTCTGAGTGTTGCAG GTCAGTCACTGGATGCTCGTCGTATAAGTACTTATCCATGTCCACTTCCGTCTGATTCTGATGCTCTGTTTGAGGGTGTGATGCAGAAGGTGCGTCAGCGTGCCCATGGAGCTATAGCACCAGTTGCATGTGTCCAGGCAGTGCGGGCGGCCGCCACCCTGCCCTATTCTAAGGGCATGGAGCGAGAGCAAGAGCTGATGGCCACTCTCTTCACTTCAGGCCAGGCCCGTGCCCAGCAGTACTGTTTCTTTGCTCAGAGAGCCGTTGGCAGGTGGAGGATGCCCAGTGGAGCCCGCTGGGACACCAGCAAGCCTAGGCCCGTACATAAAGCAGCTGTCATCG GTCTTGGCACCATGGGGAGAGGCATAACAGTGGCCCTGGCTCAGACAGGTTTGTCTGTGGTCGCCGTGGAGACCCAGGAGAAGCAGTTGATGGAGGCAAAGCAGGCAGTATCTGGCATGTTGGAGCGAGGAGCTAAGAGACATGGGGTTGCTCCTACGCTTGATAGGATCAGTTACAGccaaaacatccatgctgtagCAGAAGTCGATCTGGTCATCGAGGCTGTGTTTGAGGACATGGCCCTGAAGACTGAAGTCTTCCAGCAGCTGTCTGCGGTTTGTAAACCAGGCACTTTGCTGTGCACCAACACTTCTGCACTAGATGTGGACAAACTGGCCTCTAAAATGCCCAACCCGGAGCTGGTGGTCGGGATGCACTTCTTTGCACCAGCCCATGTCATGAAGCTGCTGGAGGTGGTGTATGGGCCACGGTCCTCTCCTCAAGCTGTGGCCACAGCCATGCAACTGGGAAAGAAAATGGGCAAAGTCAGTGTGGCAGTTGGCAACTGCCGGGGCTTTGTGGGGAACCGCATGCTGATGCCATACCTCCAACAAGCTTTCTTCTTGTTGGAGGAGGGAGCTACACCTGAGTTGGTAGATCGAGCGCTGGAGGAGTTTGGTTTTCCAATGGGTGTGTTCAGAATGTCCGACCTCTCTGGGCTAGACGTAGGCTGGAGAGTCAGGAAGAGAGACGAGCTGGTGGAGCCTGACATGGCATCAGGGCAATCAGCTAGAATCCGACAAGGCAGCAGGTACAGCCCCCTGGGAGACTTGCTCTGTGAGCAGGGACGGTTTGGCCAAAAAACAGGCCGGGGTTGGTACCAGTATGACAAACCCGGCAGTCGGGTTGCCAGGTCTGACCCCTGGCTGCACAGCTTTCTGGTGGAGTACCGAGCCCGGCATGGCCTAGTGCCACGCAGCATAGACCAACAGGAGGTGCTGGAGCGCTGCCTCTATGCCCTGATCAACGAGGGCTTCCGCATCCTGGAGGATGGAATTGCTGCAGGACCCGAAGACATCGATGTCATCTATGTGTTCGGCTACGGCTGGCCCAAGCACCGTGGAGGTCCCATGTTCTACGCCGGCATGGTGGGGCTGGCAAAGGTCCTGGAGAGGCTGGAGCACTACCAGCAGGCCCACCCTGATGTGCCCTACCTGCAGCCCTGCAGCCTCCTCAGGAGGCTCGTGGCCAGTGGCAGCCCACCTATCCACAGGTGGAGGGAAGCCATCAAGAAACGCCAAAGCCAGCTTTAA
- the ehhadh gene encoding peroxisomal bifunctional enzyme isoform X1, with protein sequence MALYSRVSGFVGLITLQNPPVNALSAAVRQGIVDMVERALGDPNVKSVVICGQNGNFCGGADIKEFGTNMSGPPLVPMIDAIEAANKPVVAAIEGSALGGGLELALGCHYRIAHSKARLGLPEVTLGLLPAAGGTQRLPRLVGVPAALNLITTGRHVTATQALQLGIVDQVTDHNAVDVAVKFSLSVAGQSLDARRISTYPCPLPSDSDALFEGVMQKVRQRAHGAIAPVACVQAVRAAATLPYSKGMEREQELMATLFTSGQARAQQYCFFAQRAVGRWRMPSGARWDTSKPRPVHKAAVIGLGTMGRGITVALAQTGLSVVAVETQEKQLMEAKQAVSGMLERGAKRHGVAPTLDRISYSQNIHAVAEVDLVIEAVFEDMALKTEVFQQLSAVCKPGTLLCTNTSALDVDKLASKMPNPELVVGMHFFAPAHVMKLLEVVYGPRSSPQAVATAMQLGKKMGKVSVAVGNCRGFVGNRMLMPYLQQAFFLLEEGATPELVDRALEEFGFPMGVFRMSDLSGLDVGWRVRKRDELVEPDMASGQSARIRQGSRYSPLGDLLCEQGRFGQKTGRGWYQYDKPGSRVARSDPWLHSFLVEYRARHGLVPRSIDQQEVLERCLYALINEGFRILEDGIAAGPEDIDVIYVFGYGWPKHRGGPMFYAGMVGLAKVLERLEHYQQAHPDVPYLQPCSLLRRLVASGSPPIHRWREAIKKRQSQL encoded by the exons GGGCTGACATCAAGGAGTTTGGGACGAACATGTCTGGACCTCCACTGGTACCGATGATCGACGCCATCGAGGCTGCGAACAAGCCAGTGGTGGCAGCCATAGAGGGAAGCGCTTTAGGCGGAGGCCTTGAGTTGGCACTTGGCTGTCATTATCGAATCGCACACTCTAAA GCCAGACTGGGACTTCCAGAGGTGACTCTGGGTCTGCTGCCAGCTGCAGGGGGAACCCAGCGTCTGCCAAGGCTCGTCGGGGTCCCAGCGGCCTTAAACCTCATCACCACAG GCCGCCATGTGACTGCCACTCAGGCACTTCAACTTGGCATAGTGGATCAGGTTACTGATCACAACGCTGTGGATGTCGCTGTGAAGTTTTCTCTGAGTGTTGCAG GTCAGTCACTGGATGCTCGTCGTATAAGTACTTATCCATGTCCACTTCCGTCTGATTCTGATGCTCTGTTTGAGGGTGTGATGCAGAAGGTGCGTCAGCGTGCCCATGGAGCTATAGCACCAGTTGCATGTGTCCAGGCAGTGCGGGCGGCCGCCACCCTGCCCTATTCTAAGGGCATGGAGCGAGAGCAAGAGCTGATGGCCACTCTCTTCACTTCAGGCCAGGCCCGTGCCCAGCAGTACTGTTTCTTTGCTCAGAGAGCCGTTGGCAGGTGGAGGATGCCCAGTGGAGCCCGCTGGGACACCAGCAAGCCTAGGCCCGTACATAAAGCAGCTGTCATCG GTCTTGGCACCATGGGGAGAGGCATAACAGTGGCCCTGGCTCAGACAGGTTTGTCTGTGGTCGCCGTGGAGACCCAGGAGAAGCAGTTGATGGAGGCAAAGCAGGCAGTATCTGGCATGTTGGAGCGAGGAGCTAAGAGACATGGGGTTGCTCCTACGCTTGATAGGATCAGTTACAGccaaaacatccatgctgtagCAGAAGTCGATCTGGTCATCGAGGCTGTGTTTGAGGACATGGCCCTGAAGACTGAAGTCTTCCAGCAGCTGTCTGCGGTTTGTAAACCAGGCACTTTGCTGTGCACCAACACTTCTGCACTAGATGTGGACAAACTGGCCTCTAAAATGCCCAACCCGGAGCTGGTGGTCGGGATGCACTTCTTTGCACCAGCCCATGTCATGAAGCTGCTGGAGGTGGTGTATGGGCCACGGTCCTCTCCTCAAGCTGTGGCCACAGCCATGCAACTGGGAAAGAAAATGGGCAAAGTCAGTGTGGCAGTTGGCAACTGCCGGGGCTTTGTGGGGAACCGCATGCTGATGCCATACCTCCAACAAGCTTTCTTCTTGTTGGAGGAGGGAGCTACACCTGAGTTGGTAGATCGAGCGCTGGAGGAGTTTGGTTTTCCAATGGGTGTGTTCAGAATGTCCGACCTCTCTGGGCTAGACGTAGGCTGGAGAGTCAGGAAGAGAGACGAGCTGGTGGAGCCTGACATGGCATCAGGGCAATCAGCTAGAATCCGACAAGGCAGCAGGTACAGCCCCCTGGGAGACTTGCTCTGTGAGCAGGGACGGTTTGGCCAAAAAACAGGCCGGGGTTGGTACCAGTATGACAAACCCGGCAGTCGGGTTGCCAGGTCTGACCCCTGGCTGCACAGCTTTCTGGTGGAGTACCGAGCCCGGCATGGCCTAGTGCCACGCAGCATAGACCAACAGGAGGTGCTGGAGCGCTGCCTCTATGCCCTGATCAACGAGGGCTTCCGCATCCTGGAGGATGGAATTGCTGCAGGACCCGAAGACATCGATGTCATCTATGTGTTCGGCTACGGCTGGCCCAAGCACCGTGGAGGTCCCATGTTCTACGCCGGCATGGTGGGGCTGGCAAAGGTCCTGGAGAGGCTGGAGCACTACCAGCAGGCCCACCCTGATGTGCCCTACCTGCAGCCCTGCAGCCTCCTCAGGAGGCTCGTGGCCAGTGGCAGCCCACCTATCCACAGGTGGAGGGAAGCCATCAAGAAACGCCAAAGCCAGCTTTAA
- the ehhadh gene encoding peroxisomal bifunctional enzyme isoform X3 codes for MLQISLCLSKARLGLPEVTLGLLPAAGGTQRLPRLVGVPAALNLITTGRHVTATQALQLGIVDQVTDHNAVDVAVKFSLSVAGQSLDARRISTYPCPLPSDSDALFEGVMQKVRQRAHGAIAPVACVQAVRAAATLPYSKGMEREQELMATLFTSGQARAQQYCFFAQRAVGRWRMPSGARWDTSKPRPVHKAAVIGLGTMGRGITVALAQTGLSVVAVETQEKQLMEAKQAVSGMLERGAKRHGVAPTLDRISYSQNIHAVAEVDLVIEAVFEDMALKTEVFQQLSAVCKPGTLLCTNTSALDVDKLASKMPNPELVVGMHFFAPAHVMKLLEVVYGPRSSPQAVATAMQLGKKMGKVSVAVGNCRGFVGNRMLMPYLQQAFFLLEEGATPELVDRALEEFGFPMGVFRMSDLSGLDVGWRVRKRDELVEPDMASGQSARIRQGSRYSPLGDLLCEQGRFGQKTGRGWYQYDKPGSRVARSDPWLHSFLVEYRARHGLVPRSIDQQEVLERCLYALINEGFRILEDGIAAGPEDIDVIYVFGYGWPKHRGGPMFYAGMVGLAKVLERLEHYQQAHPDVPYLQPCSLLRRLVASGSPPIHRWREAIKKRQSQL; via the exons ATGCTTCagatctctctctgtctctctaag GCCAGACTGGGACTTCCAGAGGTGACTCTGGGTCTGCTGCCAGCTGCAGGGGGAACCCAGCGTCTGCCAAGGCTCGTCGGGGTCCCAGCGGCCTTAAACCTCATCACCACAG GCCGCCATGTGACTGCCACTCAGGCACTTCAACTTGGCATAGTGGATCAGGTTACTGATCACAACGCTGTGGATGTCGCTGTGAAGTTTTCTCTGAGTGTTGCAG GTCAGTCACTGGATGCTCGTCGTATAAGTACTTATCCATGTCCACTTCCGTCTGATTCTGATGCTCTGTTTGAGGGTGTGATGCAGAAGGTGCGTCAGCGTGCCCATGGAGCTATAGCACCAGTTGCATGTGTCCAGGCAGTGCGGGCGGCCGCCACCCTGCCCTATTCTAAGGGCATGGAGCGAGAGCAAGAGCTGATGGCCACTCTCTTCACTTCAGGCCAGGCCCGTGCCCAGCAGTACTGTTTCTTTGCTCAGAGAGCCGTTGGCAGGTGGAGGATGCCCAGTGGAGCCCGCTGGGACACCAGCAAGCCTAGGCCCGTACATAAAGCAGCTGTCATCG GTCTTGGCACCATGGGGAGAGGCATAACAGTGGCCCTGGCTCAGACAGGTTTGTCTGTGGTCGCCGTGGAGACCCAGGAGAAGCAGTTGATGGAGGCAAAGCAGGCAGTATCTGGCATGTTGGAGCGAGGAGCTAAGAGACATGGGGTTGCTCCTACGCTTGATAGGATCAGTTACAGccaaaacatccatgctgtagCAGAAGTCGATCTGGTCATCGAGGCTGTGTTTGAGGACATGGCCCTGAAGACTGAAGTCTTCCAGCAGCTGTCTGCGGTTTGTAAACCAGGCACTTTGCTGTGCACCAACACTTCTGCACTAGATGTGGACAAACTGGCCTCTAAAATGCCCAACCCGGAGCTGGTGGTCGGGATGCACTTCTTTGCACCAGCCCATGTCATGAAGCTGCTGGAGGTGGTGTATGGGCCACGGTCCTCTCCTCAAGCTGTGGCCACAGCCATGCAACTGGGAAAGAAAATGGGCAAAGTCAGTGTGGCAGTTGGCAACTGCCGGGGCTTTGTGGGGAACCGCATGCTGATGCCATACCTCCAACAAGCTTTCTTCTTGTTGGAGGAGGGAGCTACACCTGAGTTGGTAGATCGAGCGCTGGAGGAGTTTGGTTTTCCAATGGGTGTGTTCAGAATGTCCGACCTCTCTGGGCTAGACGTAGGCTGGAGAGTCAGGAAGAGAGACGAGCTGGTGGAGCCTGACATGGCATCAGGGCAATCAGCTAGAATCCGACAAGGCAGCAGGTACAGCCCCCTGGGAGACTTGCTCTGTGAGCAGGGACGGTTTGGCCAAAAAACAGGCCGGGGTTGGTACCAGTATGACAAACCCGGCAGTCGGGTTGCCAGGTCTGACCCCTGGCTGCACAGCTTTCTGGTGGAGTACCGAGCCCGGCATGGCCTAGTGCCACGCAGCATAGACCAACAGGAGGTGCTGGAGCGCTGCCTCTATGCCCTGATCAACGAGGGCTTCCGCATCCTGGAGGATGGAATTGCTGCAGGACCCGAAGACATCGATGTCATCTATGTGTTCGGCTACGGCTGGCCCAAGCACCGTGGAGGTCCCATGTTCTACGCCGGCATGGTGGGGCTGGCAAAGGTCCTGGAGAGGCTGGAGCACTACCAGCAGGCCCACCCTGATGTGCCCTACCTGCAGCCCTGCAGCCTCCTCAGGAGGCTCGTGGCCAGTGGCAGCCCACCTATCCACAGGTGGAGGGAAGCCATCAAGAAACGCCAAAGCCAGCTTTAA